A part of Bacteroidota bacterium genomic DNA contains:
- a CDS encoding TlpA family protein disulfide reductase encodes MAPFFSFGQNVKIKGKAHASHIGKPISLLAFSDLITYTKTREAIDTVDKDGYFELDLQIEHTQPVELQIENLFGKLYIQPNYVYGVTFPEKDKDLDIRGDVEEQVLIGVISGDTTELNTLIIDYNKVYNKMFENAATEFLNKNRIYNKLDTIQLIASWRYKNIRNNYFKSYVQYSIAESNSNASRGKNFLASNFIAGKPVQHTHFEYMTFFNAFFKGYVEAYSSTKKSENIHHLINTVTQYTAVNSYLKSDPLLSNDTLRELVIIKSLWDYYYNPQFSRELVLAVIEQMTNDTKIKAHKKILNNMLQVAYNLNVGMKAPDFVAYDRTGKMVTLGDYKGRYVYLNFFSTKSVNSLKEMPKMAELVKKYGDKVTFISICTDDSIKYYKNYLKAYPKYNWPIWYNKAGNDGKTAYDVYNLKAVPAFFFINQFGNLAQSPATAPTQGFEYKLKALFKPKKKDTKIGIR; translated from the coding sequence GTGGCGCCCTTCTTTTCTTTTGGACAAAACGTAAAGATTAAGGGAAAAGCACACGCTTCCCATATTGGTAAACCAATCAGTTTATTAGCCTTTAGCGATTTAATAACCTATACTAAAACAAGGGAAGCCATTGATACTGTCGACAAAGACGGATATTTTGAATTGGATTTGCAAATCGAACACACCCAACCGGTAGAATTACAAATCGAAAATTTATTCGGCAAACTATACATTCAGCCTAATTATGTTTATGGTGTTACGTTTCCTGAAAAGGACAAGGATTTGGATATTCGCGGCGATGTGGAAGAGCAGGTGTTAATAGGCGTCATTTCTGGTGATACAACTGAACTTAATACACTTATTATCGATTACAATAAGGTTTATAACAAAATGTTTGAGAATGCTGCCACCGAATTCCTGAATAAAAACCGAATTTATAACAAGCTCGACACAATACAATTAATTGCAAGTTGGCGGTACAAGAATATTAGGAACAATTATTTTAAATCGTATGTACAATATAGCATTGCCGAGTCTAACTCAAACGCATCACGCGGAAAGAATTTTTTGGCGAGTAATTTTATTGCAGGAAAACCTGTTCAGCACACGCATTTCGAATACATGACTTTCTTTAACGCTTTCTTTAAAGGATATGTTGAGGCTTATTCATCTACCAAAAAATCAGAAAATATTCATCATTTAATAAATACAGTAACACAGTATACGGCGGTTAATTCGTATTTAAAAAGCGACCCTCTATTAAGTAACGATACCTTACGCGAATTGGTGATCATAAAAAGTTTGTGGGATTATTATTACAATCCGCAATTCAGCCGCGAATTAGTATTAGCTGTTATCGAACAAATGACCAATGATACTAAAATTAAGGCGCATAAGAAGATTTTGAATAACATGTTGCAAGTGGCCTATAATTTAAATGTAGGCATGAAGGCTCCTGATTTTGTGGCCTATGATCGCACCGGAAAAATGGTAACTCTTGGCGATTATAAGGGTCGCTATGTTTATTTAAATTTCTTTTCTACGAAAAGTGTAAACAGTTTAAAGGAAATGCCGAAGATGGCGGAGTTGGTCAAAAAATATGGCGATAAAGTAACATTCATCAGTATTTGTACCGATGACAGTATTAAGTATTACAAGAATTATTTAAAAGCTTATCCAAAATACAACTGGCCAATATGGTATAATAAAGCAGGAAATGATGGTAAAACTGCTTATGATGTGTATAATTTAAAGGCGGTTCCGGCATTCTTTTTTATTAACCAGTTCGGGAATTTGGCTCAATCACCCGCTACCGCGCCAACACAAGGCTTCGAATATAAGTTAAAGGCGCTATTTAAGCCCAAAAAGAAGGATACAAAGATTGGTATCCGCTGA
- a CDS encoding c-type cytochrome has protein sequence MRFKLLTILSLLILFLSFCKKDPEIIPISEDDLSESYEPIVPTGWPSPVYDFTGNSVTKEIFTLGRHLFYEPMLSEDSSISCGSCHQQIFAFSNGPGHPTSHGVHNLLGKRNSPAMFNLTWHQKIMWDGGISNLENQPIGPISNPIEMNLSFNDAINRIAASYKYKTLCYKAYGDSTVTSQRFLKSFAQFMGLMVSYRSKYDKVKSGEESFNAQENSGYTVFKAKCASCHSEPLFSDYSFRNNGLPITAFQDSGRYRITLDPNDLYKFKVPSLRNLGYSAPYMHDGRFSSLTAVLNHYTSGVTNTPNLDPLLVSGISLSTQEKNDLIAFLNTLNDAEFIKDPRFSEIH, from the coding sequence ATGCGATTTAAGCTCCTTACCATATTAAGTTTACTGATTTTATTTCTTAGTTTTTGTAAGAAGGATCCGGAAATTATTCCAATCAGCGAGGATGATTTAAGTGAATCGTATGAGCCAATTGTACCCACAGGATGGCCGTCGCCTGTTTATGATTTTACCGGTAATAGTGTAACAAAAGAGATTTTTACTTTGGGTCGTCATTTGTTTTATGAGCCCATGTTATCGGAAGACTCATCCATTTCTTGTGGCAGCTGTCATCAACAAATCTTTGCCTTTTCCAACGGTCCCGGTCATCCAACCAGTCATGGCGTACACAATCTTTTAGGGAAGCGCAATTCACCGGCCATGTTTAATTTAACCTGGCATCAAAAAATTATGTGGGATGGAGGTATTAGTAATTTGGAAAATCAACCAATCGGTCCGATATCTAATCCAATTGAAATGAACTTGTCGTTTAACGATGCTATTAACCGAATTGCTGCATCCTATAAATACAAAACATTATGTTACAAAGCTTATGGCGATAGCACTGTAACGTCACAGCGCTTTTTGAAATCATTCGCCCAATTTATGGGACTTATGGTTTCGTATCGCAGTAAATACGATAAAGTAAAGAGTGGTGAAGAGTCGTTTAACGCGCAAGAAAATAGTGGTTACACCGTTTTTAAAGCCAAGTGTGCTTCCTGCCATTCGGAACCTTTATTTAGTGATTATTCATTTAGAAATAACGGTTTGCCTATTACAGCATTTCAGGACAGTGGTCGTTATAGAATAACCTTAGATCCAAATGATTTATATAAGTTCAAAGTACCTTCACTTCGTAATTTAGGTTATAGCGCGCCTTATATGCACGATGGAAGGTTCAGTAGTTTAACGGCCGTATTAAATCATTATACATCAGGTGTAACCAATACACCTAATCTTGATCCTTTGTTGGTAAGCGGAATTTCATTAAGTACGCAGGAAAAGAATGATTTGATTGCGTTTTTAAATACCCTGAACGATGCTGAGTTTATAAAAGACCCGCGTTTCTCAGAAATTCATTAG
- the hutH gene encoding histidine ammonia-lyase: MKFTIDTNKAFTLSDIRQIISNNSQIELSASSIKNINDCRAYLDEKVKKHSEPIYGINTGFGSLCNVSIAENEIEKLQENLVMSHACGMGEEVPKEIVKLMLLLKIRALCYGKSGVQLITVERLLFFYNHDILPVVYQLGSLGASGDLSPLAHLCLPLLGMGEVNYEGKRHNASDVLKKLNVSPIKLKSKEGLALLNGTQFMSAYGVQCLLKSEELNIWADTIGAISLEAFDGRIDPFKEHLHTIRPHRGQLQTSEFFRKILSGSEIVAKSKQQVQDPYSFRCIPQVHGATKDTYNYVKSVIETEINSVTDNPTVFPESDEVISGGNFHGQPLALVLDFLCIAIAELANISERRTYQLISGLRNLPAFLVAKPGLDSGFMIPQYTAASIVSQNKQLCTPASADSIVSSNGQEDHVSMGANAATKCFKVIENTQRVLAIELMNASQALEFRRPLKSSKFIEQLISEYRKEVKFVENDRIMYKELDASLNFIKQKAPSIIN, from the coding sequence ATGAAATTCACTATAGATACCAATAAAGCCTTTACTTTAAGCGATATTCGTCAAATTATCTCTAATAATTCTCAAATCGAACTTTCGGCCTCTTCCATTAAAAACATTAATGATTGTCGTGCCTATCTCGATGAGAAAGTTAAAAAGCATTCTGAACCAATTTATGGCATTAACACCGGCTTTGGCTCTTTATGCAATGTGAGTATTGCCGAAAATGAAATTGAAAAGTTACAGGAGAATTTAGTAATGAGTCACGCTTGCGGAATGGGCGAAGAAGTTCCGAAAGAAATAGTAAAATTGATGCTTCTCTTAAAAATCCGCGCTTTGTGTTACGGAAAAAGCGGTGTTCAATTAATTACTGTTGAACGTTTGTTGTTTTTTTACAATCATGATATTCTACCTGTTGTATATCAACTAGGCTCCTTAGGTGCATCAGGTGATTTGTCGCCTTTAGCTCACTTATGTCTGCCCCTATTAGGGATGGGCGAAGTTAACTATGAAGGTAAACGACATAACGCTTCAGATGTTCTGAAAAAATTAAACGTTAGTCCGATTAAATTAAAATCAAAAGAAGGTCTTGCTTTATTAAACGGCACTCAATTTATGAGCGCATATGGCGTTCAATGTTTACTGAAATCAGAAGAACTTAATATTTGGGCGGATACCATTGGTGCTATTTCGCTTGAAGCGTTTGACGGGCGCATCGATCCATTTAAGGAACATTTGCACACGATTCGTCCTCATCGCGGACAATTACAAACCTCCGAATTTTTCAGAAAGATTTTAAGTGGCAGCGAAATTGTAGCTAAAAGTAAACAACAAGTTCAAGACCCCTACTCTTTCCGTTGCATCCCACAGGTTCATGGCGCCACCAAAGACACATACAATTATGTAAAGTCGGTTATTGAAACAGAGATTAATTCTGTGACCGATAATCCAACGGTGTTTCCGGAAAGTGATGAAGTTATTTCCGGCGGTAATTTTCACGGACAACCGTTAGCTCTGGTTTTAGACTTTTTATGTATCGCCATTGCTGAGTTGGCTAATATTTCTGAGAGAAGAACCTACCAACTTATTTCAGGTTTAAGAAACTTACCTGCCTTTTTAGTTGCAAAACCGGGATTGGATTCTGGATTCATGATTCCACAGTATACAGCTGCTTCCATCGTAAGTCAGAACAAACAATTATGTACACCGGCAAGTGCTGATAGTATTGTTTCTTCAAACGGACAAGAAGATCATGTGAGTATGGGAGCGAATGCCGCTACCAAATGTTTTAAAGTTATAGAAAACACACAGCGAGTTTTAGCCATTGAACTCATGAATGCATCACAAGCATTGGAGTTCAGGAGACCATTAAAATCATCTAAGTTCATTGAACAACTCATTTCCGAATACCGAAAAGAAGTTAAGTTTGTTGAGAATGACAGAATCATGTACAAAGAACTGGATGCTTCTTTAAATTTCATCAAGCAAAAAGCACCTTCAATTATCAATTAA
- a CDS encoding glycosyltransferase family 39 protein — MKAVLNTKYGAIGLIILLASLVFVPFIGNCHLFDWDEINFAECAREMVVTGNYSNVQLNYNPFWEKPPFFIWLQAISMNVFGVNEFAARFPNAVCGIISLCVIFFIGKKVYSSSFGLTWVLVYAGTLLPHFYFKSGIIDPWFNLFIFSAFYQIILHFNDPLGKNGYRTAALAGLFLGLAVLTKGPAAIVIVGGFIGAFWGLQKFKRVSGLKQISVFMLSLILTGFSWFLFELLRGNTEVIKAFIDYQIRLFKTEDSDHGGFLLYHFVVLLIGCFPTSLFMIMSLKKSGMDTPFQKHVKFGMVILFFVVLGIFTLVKTKIVHYSSLCYLPLTYLATYSIHKLFSGEYKIKAWFAALFIGLSLILGIAFSLLGAVDFLKPLLLSNNLIKDPFAIENLKAEANWQGWEWSLGLIFILVSHAGYRFISRGKTRLIYWLYSFYIVFIFVFIAVFIPKIEMYTQNSAITFYEVLAKKDYYVETSGFKSYAYLFYTNKQPQQNQNSDCIEYVKKNLLDIEAKGFNPLTSYSIAYANWMLYGKIDKPAIFVCKSNNTEVLMQTGVVKPIYSKNGYVFFVRMPEISKN; from the coding sequence GTGAAAGCTGTATTAAATACTAAGTATGGGGCGATTGGATTAATTATTCTTTTAGCATCATTAGTTTTTGTTCCGTTTATAGGTAATTGCCATTTGTTTGACTGGGATGAAATAAATTTTGCGGAGTGCGCCCGCGAGATGGTGGTGACCGGTAATTACAGCAATGTACAATTGAATTATAATCCTTTCTGGGAAAAACCGCCTTTCTTTATTTGGTTGCAGGCAATTAGTATGAATGTTTTTGGAGTGAATGAGTTTGCAGCTCGTTTTCCGAATGCTGTTTGTGGTATAATTAGTTTGTGTGTGATATTTTTTATTGGCAAAAAGGTGTATTCTTCGTCTTTCGGATTAACCTGGGTGCTGGTATATGCCGGCACGTTGTTGCCACATTTTTATTTTAAATCCGGTATTATCGATCCCTGGTTTAATTTATTTATTTTCTCTGCTTTTTATCAAATCATTCTCCATTTTAATGACCCCTTAGGTAAAAACGGTTATCGAACCGCGGCATTAGCCGGATTGTTTTTGGGTTTGGCAGTTTTAACGAAAGGTCCGGCGGCTATTGTAATTGTTGGAGGATTCATCGGTGCATTTTGGGGCCTCCAGAAATTCAAAAGGGTAAGTGGATTAAAACAGATTTCTGTTTTTATGTTGAGTTTAATCTTAACCGGCTTTAGTTGGTTTTTATTTGAGCTTTTGCGGGGTAATACGGAAGTGATAAAAGCTTTTATTGATTATCAGATTCGTTTATTTAAAACGGAAGATTCTGACCATGGTGGATTTTTATTATATCATTTTGTAGTTCTGCTGATAGGATGTTTTCCAACTTCTTTGTTTATGATCATGTCGTTGAAGAAATCAGGAATGGATACACCTTTTCAAAAACATGTTAAGTTTGGAATGGTGATTCTGTTTTTTGTGGTTTTAGGAATCTTTACGTTGGTAAAAACAAAGATAGTTCACTATTCGTCTTTGTGTTATTTACCGCTAACGTATTTAGCAACTTATTCGATTCACAAATTATTTAGTGGTGAATATAAAATTAAAGCGTGGTTTGCAGCTTTGTTCATTGGCTTGAGTTTGATATTGGGAATAGCATTTTCATTATTAGGCGCAGTTGATTTCTTAAAGCCATTATTACTTTCCAACAACTTAATAAAGGACCCATTTGCCATTGAAAATTTGAAAGCGGAAGCAAATTGGCAAGGCTGGGAGTGGAGTTTAGGATTAATTTTCATACTCGTTTCGCATGCCGGTTATCGTTTTATAAGCAGAGGAAAAACACGCTTGATTTATTGGTTATATTCATTCTATATCGTCTTTATTTTTGTTTTTATAGCTGTGTTTATTCCCAAGATAGAAATGTACACGCAGAATTCGGCCATTACATTTTATGAAGTTTTAGCGAAGAAGGATTATTATGTTGAAACTTCCGGATTTAAAAGTTATGCTTATTTATTTTATACGAATAAGCAGCCTCAACAGAATCAGAATTCTGATTGTATTGAATACGTAAAGAAAAATTTATTGGATATAGAGGCCAAAGGATTTAATCCACTCACATCATATTCCATTGCCTATGCAAATTGGATGTTATACGGCAAAATTGACAAGCCGGCAATCTTCGTTTGTAAAAGCAATAATACCGAGGTTTTAATGCAAACCGGTGTTGTGAAACCTATTTATTCAAAAAACGGATATGTGTTTTTTGTAAGGATGCCCGAAATCAGCAAAAACTAA
- a CDS encoding fumarylacetoacetate hydrolase family protein: MKIICIGRNYAEHAKEMNSAVPTEPVFFMKPDTALLKEGDFYIPEFTKDLHHEIELVLKICKVGKHIEEQFAHKYYDDIGLGIDFTARDIQAKCKEKGLPWEKAKAFDNSAPLGKMVKKEELGDLNSINFELKINGESRQIGNSKDLIFSFDKVVSYVSQFVTLKQGDLIYTGTPEGVGPVKIGDKMEGLINGVSFLTLNVK; the protein is encoded by the coding sequence ATGAAAATTATTTGCATTGGACGTAATTATGCCGAACACGCGAAAGAAATGAACAGCGCTGTTCCAACCGAACCGGTTTTTTTTATGAAACCGGATACAGCTCTGCTTAAAGAGGGTGATTTCTATATTCCTGAATTTACAAAGGATTTGCATCACGAGATTGAATTGGTGCTTAAAATTTGCAAAGTAGGAAAGCATATTGAAGAGCAGTTTGCGCACAAGTATTATGATGATATTGGTTTAGGAATTGATTTCACGGCACGAGACATTCAGGCTAAATGTAAAGAAAAAGGATTACCATGGGAGAAAGCGAAAGCTTTTGATAATTCGGCACCTCTCGGGAAAATGGTAAAAAAAGAAGAATTAGGGGATTTAAATAGCATCAATTTTGAGTTGAAAATAAACGGAGAAAGCCGTCAGATAGGAAATAGCAAGGATTTAATTTTCAGTTTCGACAAGGTAGTAAGTTACGTATCACAATTCGTGACTTTAAAACAGGGCGATTTAATTTATACCGGAACGCCGGAAGGGGTTGGTCCGGTTAAAATAGGTGATAAAATGGAAGGATTAATCAATGGTGTTTCTTTTTTAACTCTCAATGTTAAGTAA
- the murQ gene encoding N-acetylmuramic acid 6-phosphate etherase has protein sequence MEKTTEADSYYNNLENMSVLELLQNMNKEDKTVPLAIEKVIPAIEKLVEVIVEKMKIGGRLFYTGAGTSGRLGIVDASECPPTYGIEHGRVIGLIAGGDEAIRKAVEFAEDDANQGWEDLKVHQINSKDVVIGIAASGTTPYVVGALEQCNKNNIITACITCNAGSPIAKVAQYPIEVVVGPEFVTGSTRMKSGTAQKLVLNMISTSVMIKLGRVKGNKMVDMQLSNHKLVDRGTKMVMKNTGLEDYEKAKALLLKYGSVRKATENYKL, from the coding sequence ATGGAAAAAACAACTGAAGCCGATTCGTACTATAATAATCTTGAAAACATGAGTGTTTTGGAATTACTTCAAAACATGAATAAAGAAGATAAAACGGTGCCATTAGCCATAGAGAAAGTAATTCCTGCGATTGAAAAATTAGTGGAAGTGATTGTGGAGAAAATGAAAATTGGAGGACGTTTATTCTACACCGGCGCGGGCACAAGCGGACGATTAGGCATTGTAGATGCATCTGAATGTCCGCCTACTTACGGTATTGAACACGGCCGAGTTATTGGTTTAATTGCCGGTGGAGATGAAGCAATAAGGAAAGCCGTTGAATTTGCAGAAGACGATGCGAACCAAGGCTGGGAAGATTTAAAAGTTCACCAGATAAATTCCAAGGATGTTGTTATTGGAATTGCAGCTTCCGGAACTACACCTTACGTTGTTGGTGCATTAGAACAATGTAACAAAAACAACATTATCACCGCTTGTATTACCTGTAATGCAGGAAGTCCTATTGCAAAAGTAGCGCAATATCCAATTGAAGTGGTAGTTGGACCGGAGTTTGTAACCGGCTCAACACGGATGAAATCAGGCACGGCGCAAAAACTGGTATTGAATATGATTAGCACCAGTGTGATGATTAAATTAGGAAGAGTGAAGGGAAATAAAATGGTGGATATGCAATTAAGCAATCACAAGCTGGTTGATAGAGGAACGAAGATGGTGATGAAAAATACAGGCTTGGAAGATTACGAAAAAGCGAAAGCACTTTTATTGAAATATGGCAGCGTGAGAAAAGCTACGGAGAATTATAAATTATAG
- a CDS encoding inorganic pyrophosphatase → MSKNNNKQHPWHGISPGKNCPNEITAFIEIVPGDAVKYEIDKESGYLKIDRPQKFSNAVPALYGFIPKTYCGTSIANFAASHSKEKISKGDGDPLDICVLTEKQITHGDILVDAIPIGGLRMIDKEEADDKIIAVLKQDEIYGNWKDISDCPQAVIDRIKHYFLTYKNLPGNHQPVIIDAVYGVEVAKTVILKSLEDYKNEIE, encoded by the coding sequence ATGAGTAAAAACAACAACAAACAACACCCTTGGCACGGCATTTCACCCGGAAAAAATTGTCCGAACGAAATTACAGCCTTTATTGAAATTGTACCCGGTGATGCTGTTAAATATGAAATTGACAAAGAAAGCGGTTATTTGAAAATTGATCGCCCGCAAAAATTCTCAAATGCTGTTCCTGCTCTATATGGTTTTATTCCAAAAACGTATTGCGGGACATCCATCGCTAACTTCGCTGCATCTCATTCTAAAGAAAAAATAAGTAAAGGGGATGGTGATCCATTGGATATTTGTGTACTGACCGAAAAACAAATTACACACGGTGATATTTTAGTAGACGCTATTCCGATTGGCGGATTAAGGATGATTGACAAAGAAGAAGCTGACGATAAAATTATTGCTGTTTTAAAGCAAGATGAAATCTATGGTAACTGGAAAGATATTAGTGATTGTCCGCAAGCCGTCATCGACCGTATCAAACATTACTTTTTAACTTATAAAAATTTACCCGGCAATCATCAACCCGTGATTATTGATGCCGTTTACGGTGTTGAAGTTGCGAAAACAGTAATTTTAAAGAGCCTTGAAGATTACAAAAACGAAATTGAATAA
- the carA gene encoding glutamine-hydrolyzing carbamoyl-phosphate synthase small subunit, which translates to MQLKYQSRPKAILLLEDGKVFEGKAAGKIGTTTGEICFNTGMTGYQEIFTDPSYYGQIVVMNNVHVGNYGIEESEVESDSIKIAGMVCKKFNDGFSRKRAQQSLQEYFEKDGIVSISDVDTRAIVRYIRDKGAMNCVISSENTNIEDLKKILAKVPSMAGLELSSKVCTKKPYEFGDPKSAHKVAVIDFGVKKNILRSLAERGCYLKVFPMKTTLKEMEAFNPDGFMLSNGPGDPSVMKDEMNLVKQVVDSGKPVFGICLGHQLLAESQGIKTYKMHAGHRGINHPVKNLISGKCEITSQNHGFSIKAEDVTSNPNIEATHVNLNDNTIEGIRLKNKPVFSVQYHPEACPGPYDSRYLFDQFVENIVKSKKQVPA; encoded by the coding sequence ATGCAATTGAAATACCAATCTCGCCCCAAAGCCATACTATTATTAGAAGACGGAAAAGTGTTTGAAGGCAAAGCTGCCGGCAAAATAGGAACTACTACAGGGGAAATCTGCTTTAATACCGGTATGACCGGCTATCAGGAAATCTTTACAGATCCAAGTTATTACGGACAAATCGTTGTGATGAATAACGTTCATGTTGGTAATTATGGTATCGAAGAGTCGGAAGTGGAAAGCGATAGCATTAAAATTGCGGGTATGGTTTGCAAAAAGTTTAATGATGGTTTTTCCCGTAAACGCGCGCAACAATCCTTACAGGAATATTTTGAGAAAGACGGTATCGTTTCCATCAGCGATGTAGATACGCGTGCTATCGTACGTTATATTCGCGATAAAGGCGCAATGAATTGTGTCATTTCTTCTGAGAATACAAATATCGAAGACCTTAAGAAAATTCTGGCTAAAGTGCCAAGTATGGCCGGATTGGAATTGTCTTCTAAGGTTTGTACAAAAAAGCCTTATGAATTTGGCGATCCAAAATCAGCACATAAAGTAGCCGTGATTGATTTCGGGGTGAAGAAAAATATATTACGTTCTTTAGCCGAAAGAGGATGCTACCTAAAAGTATTTCCAATGAAAACAACATTAAAGGAAATGGAAGCTTTTAATCCGGATGGCTTTATGTTAAGTAATGGTCCCGGCGACCCTAGTGTCATGAAAGATGAAATGAACCTGGTAAAACAAGTGGTTGATTCGGGTAAACCGGTTTTTGGAATTTGTTTAGGACATCAATTATTGGCCGAATCGCAAGGAATTAAAACATATAAAATGCATGCCGGTCATCGTGGTATCAATCACCCGGTTAAAAATTTGATTTCAGGTAAATGTGAAATCACGTCTCAAAATCATGGATTTAGTATTAAAGCTGAAGATGTAACATCGAATCCTAATATTGAAGCAACGCATGTTAATCTTAACGATAATACAATTGAAGGCATTCGCTTAAAAAACAAACCAGTGTTTTCGGTACAATATCACCCTGAAGCGTGTCCCGGACCTTATGATAGCCGTTACTTATTTGATCAGTTTGTAGAGAATATCGTTAAGAGTAAGAAACAAGTTCCGGCCTAA
- the yidD gene encoding membrane protein insertion efficiency factor YidD yields the protein MKFSLKIIPIFLIKFYQYSISPLLPNACRYTPTCSQYSIDAINKYGIFKGGWMGFKRLISCGPWGGSGYDPVK from the coding sequence ATGAAGTTCTCCTTGAAAATAATCCCTATTTTTTTAATTAAGTTTTATCAATACAGTATTTCGCCATTATTACCCAATGCTTGTCGCTATACCCCAACTTGTTCTCAGTATAGCATAGACGCCATTAACAAATACGGCATCTTTAAAGGCGGTTGGATGGGGTTTAAACGCTTGATTTCCTGCGGACCATGGGGTGGTAGTGGATATGATCCGGTAAAATAG
- a CDS encoding T9SS type A sorting domain-containing protein has product MRIYLILIKCLLVINYSYSQGNLVQDPSFEAYSVCPWNIGDFPLTQWTSVGQGYSATSFNCGSFSSNCGVPKNLYGFQNPSSGNGYIGIRTFGNNSRQYAISQLTTSLSIGQKYFVSFKVNAVNNYLQQPCQTNRQGLLFSINPISSVSFPNFAHVYSSNIVSDTLNWTTVRGSFIADANHKYIAIGNFFNDGVTTYTNLTGSFYPTGFNYFDDICVSTDSLYCEKWTGINEEEALNKIQIFPNPVEDRFKIKTTKHIEDVKLFSLNGIPVDISSINTKEYTIPYVNDGIYILQLRIEGKVLYKKIVVYNNSY; this is encoded by the coding sequence ATGAGAATTTATCTAATATTAATTAAATGCCTTTTAGTAATTAATTATTCTTATTCTCAAGGTAATCTTGTACAAGATCCAAGTTTTGAAGCCTATAGCGTATGTCCTTGGAATATTGGAGATTTTCCATTAACTCAATGGACGTCAGTTGGACAGGGTTATTCAGCAACAAGTTTTAATTGTGGGAGTTTTTCTTCAAACTGTGGAGTCCCAAAAAATCTTTATGGTTTTCAAAACCCTTCCTCAGGGAATGGTTATATTGGAATTAGAACATTCGGAAACAATTCACGCCAATATGCTATTTCACAATTAACTACATCACTTAGTATTGGTCAAAAATACTTTGTTTCTTTTAAAGTTAATGCGGTTAACAATTACCTTCAACAACCTTGTCAAACAAATAGACAAGGCTTGTTGTTTTCTATTAATCCTATCTCCTCTGTGAGTTTTCCGAATTTCGCACATGTTTATTCAAGCAACATTGTGAGCGACACACTAAATTGGACAACGGTTCGAGGTTCTTTTATTGCAGACGCGAATCACAAGTATATCGCTATAGGTAATTTCTTCAATGATGGAGTTACAACTTATACTAACCTAACAGGATCATTTTATCCAACCGGTTTTAATTATTTCGACGATATTTGTGTTTCTACTGATTCATTATACTGTGAAAAGTGGACAGGTATAAATGAAGAGGAAGCCTTAAACAAGATTCAAATATTTCCAAACCCGGTTGAGGATAGGTTCAAAATAAAAACCACAAAGCATATTGAAGATGTGAAGCTTTTTTCATTAAACGGCATTCCTGTAGATATTTCTTCAATTAATACTAAGGAATACACCATACCTTATGTAAATGACGGAATATATATACTTCAATTGAGAATAGAGGGAAAAGTACTGTACAAAAAAATCGTCGTTTATAATAATTCTTACTAA